The following coding sequences are from one Paenibacillus sp. JDR-2 window:
- a CDS encoding YcxB family protein, giving the protein MDTVRFQYGQHVARAMKSLYFQTLRIRLTWVFEVLLVITCVSLAAVTNSRLLAVIAAAVVVLALLNYVTHCIVHPRRIVKDRKLNGEFEYSFNSDNLELTVADGTSKVNWGNFAKIWENEHYYFLFHNKRQYWIIPKESFRNAEQEQIFRKIVQSHHPITTGVIR; this is encoded by the coding sequence TTGGATACCGTACGATTTCAATATGGCCAGCATGTCGCTAGAGCGATGAAAAGTCTATATTTTCAAACCTTACGAATTCGACTAACATGGGTTTTCGAAGTTTTATTGGTTATAACTTGTGTTTCGCTTGCCGCCGTTACGAATTCTAGGCTGCTTGCGGTCATTGCGGCGGCGGTCGTTGTATTAGCGTTATTAAACTATGTAACCCATTGTATTGTTCATCCAAGAAGAATCGTCAAAGACAGAAAGCTTAACGGAGAGTTCGAGTACAGCTTCAATTCCGATAATCTCGAATTAACGGTGGCGGACGGTACATCCAAAGTGAATTGGGGTAATTTCGCGAAGATCTGGGAGAACGAACACTACTATTTTTTATTCCATAATAAGAGACAGTATTGGATCATCCCGAAAGAGTCGTTTCGGAATGCCGAGCAGGAACAAATATTCCGCAAGATCGTTCAAAGCCATCATCCTATCACAACGGGAGTCATCCGATAA
- a CDS encoding AAA family ATPase, with protein MSFQSINQLAERLKSNIGQVIVGKESVTELLFIALITSGHVLLEDVPGTGKTLLAKSLAQSLKLQFRRVQFTPDLLPSDLSGIQYYNQKEGGFEFRPGPLFTNLLLADEINRATPRTQSSLLECMEERQISVDGETKRLDKPFMVIATQNPVEHQGTFPLPEAQLDRFLFKIQMGYPTTEEALQILKRFNNADPLSHLDAVAAASDIAEAQRHYAEVRIEDEVLYYLLQLIERTRTRDDILVGVSPRGSQALLRASQVHAILRGRDYVTPDDVKAMAKPVLAHRLSLRGMQRSHKHAEDIIEDIIRQTAVPAEAGIGSR; from the coding sequence ATGTCATTTCAATCGATTAACCAATTAGCGGAGAGACTGAAGTCAAATATCGGCCAGGTTATTGTTGGAAAAGAAAGCGTTACCGAATTGTTGTTTATCGCCTTAATTACTTCGGGTCATGTCCTGCTCGAGGATGTGCCAGGCACGGGTAAGACGCTGCTCGCCAAATCGCTGGCGCAATCGCTGAAGCTTCAATTCCGCCGGGTACAGTTCACGCCGGACCTGCTGCCTTCCGATCTTAGCGGTATCCAGTATTACAATCAGAAAGAGGGCGGTTTCGAGTTTCGTCCGGGACCGCTCTTTACGAATCTGTTGCTAGCAGACGAGATTAACCGGGCGACTCCGAGGACGCAATCCAGCCTGCTTGAATGTATGGAAGAGCGGCAGATTAGCGTTGACGGAGAGACGAAACGTCTGGACAAGCCGTTTATGGTCATCGCTACGCAAAATCCGGTCGAGCATCAGGGAACGTTCCCGCTGCCGGAAGCACAGCTTGATCGGTTCTTATTCAAGATCCAGATGGGCTATCCAACAACGGAGGAAGCGCTTCAAATCCTTAAACGCTTTAATAATGCCGATCCGTTATCGCATTTGGATGCGGTTGCAGCCGCTTCCGATATTGCGGAAGCACAGCGTCATTATGCGGAAGTCCGCATAGAAGACGAAGTGCTGTATTATCTGCTGCAGCTGATCGAACGGACCCGTACGCGTGACGATATTCTTGTGGGCGTTAGCCCCCGCGGCAGCCAAGCGCTCCTGAGAGCTTCGCAGGTCCACGCGATTCTGCGCGGCCGGGATTATGTGACGCCGGATGACGTGAAGGCGATGGCGAAGCCGGTTCTGGCGCATCGTTTGTCTCTAAGGGGAATGCAGAGGTCTCATAAGCATGCGGAAGACATCATTGAAGATATTATCCGGCAAACCGCGGTGCCTGCGGAAGCTGGAATCGGCTCCCGATAG
- a CDS encoding DUF58 domain-containing protein, whose protein sequence is MIIFWVAFAAIIVFFLQAKIFHKYGLRQIGYERKFQKRVSFRGETIELVEQLTNAKWLPVPWMRVESQLSSDLRFHRQDNLEVSSGKLLQNHKSFFTLMPYTKITRRHRIVCQKRGWYKLQSVTMTAGDLLGFLHQTKQIALNGELIVYPTPAEVPVHELPSHSWQGELSVRRWIVEDPFVVMGTREYRSGDTYKMVNWKATARAGNLQVHQYDYTADRRLMVYLNAEDNESMWRSINDEELIEHGIEWAAGAAQAVIQGGMEAGFCTNMPIIGEFGSTFVEPRSGGGHLTDIFEVMAKLELVRTEPFADLLTREADSGYSQRDVLVISSFWNDQLELQADRLRRNGNAVVHWKLTPNPVQEQAGEAG, encoded by the coding sequence ATGATTATATTCTGGGTAGCATTTGCGGCAATCATTGTCTTTTTCCTGCAGGCCAAAATCTTTCATAAGTATGGCTTGCGTCAAATCGGGTATGAACGGAAATTTCAAAAAAGAGTAAGCTTTCGCGGCGAAACAATCGAGCTGGTCGAGCAGTTGACCAATGCCAAATGGCTGCCCGTTCCCTGGATGCGGGTCGAATCCCAGTTATCGTCGGATTTAAGGTTCCACCGTCAGGATAATCTGGAAGTAAGCAGCGGCAAGCTGCTGCAAAATCATAAAAGCTTTTTCACCCTTATGCCTTATACGAAAATTACGAGAAGGCACCGCATCGTATGCCAGAAGCGGGGCTGGTATAAGCTGCAGTCGGTGACCATGACGGCAGGCGATCTTCTGGGCTTTCTGCATCAGACGAAGCAGATTGCATTAAATGGCGAGTTAATCGTCTACCCGACGCCTGCCGAGGTGCCGGTTCACGAGCTGCCTTCCCATAGCTGGCAAGGGGAGCTGTCGGTCAGACGCTGGATTGTCGAGGATCCGTTTGTTGTGATGGGGACCCGCGAATACCGTTCCGGCGATACGTACAAAATGGTCAATTGGAAAGCAACGGCCAGAGCCGGCAATCTTCAGGTTCATCAGTACGACTATACGGCGGACCGCAGGCTGATGGTCTATCTGAATGCGGAAGACAACGAAAGCATGTGGCGTTCCATTAATGACGAGGAGTTGATTGAGCACGGAATCGAATGGGCGGCCGGCGCAGCCCAAGCGGTTATACAAGGCGGTATGGAAGCGGGCTTCTGCACGAACATGCCGATTATCGGGGAGTTCGGAAGTACTTTCGTTGAACCGCGCAGCGGCGGAGGGCATCTGACGGATATTTTCGAGGTCATGGCAAAACTCGAGCTTGTCCGGACGGAGCCATTTGCGGACCTATTAACGCGTGAAGCGGACAGCGGTTACTCCCAGCGTGATGTGCTTGTGATCTCTAGCTTCTGGAACGATCAGCTTGAGCTTCAGGCGGACAGGCTTCGCCGTAACGGGAATGCGGTAGTTCATTGGAAGCTCACTCCCAATCCGGTTCAAGAGCAGGCAGGTGAGGCAGGATGA
- a CDS encoding DUF4129 domain-containing protein, with product MNQLKKHQPMLHLLHGSIETLFALPIWFIALFYTSTDAFMVLWLLTVPFIYMAGAVWIGKLKNNRRIYRLLLGILLGALHTGVIYAVLFSFQTDLPGAAAILPVLLGAFTAVRGMGASTKSWYVSFPNTLMFASIILYTILTIVAHLQEKLQPYFTFLTLCGIVALILMLYIVNERLLSYETQSGGAIQSSTTKVFKRQNRYMLTIIAVLLLIAGLFRQLQSSIESFFHAVLNKILGWMDGSGEPIEEPPSDTQPPPSGLPPVEAHNPPAWLERLELVAKYIGIVLLIIGVAVLLFFIGRKLYRLLNKVLGRIWERAADSKEGAVGYTDEVESLVDRTKWSVRLGKSSRKKEARWEELSTAGEKIRYLYRRYVAAAVGRGYDYKTHYTVRETTSDIGAWGRKSGSQADADTLARLYDEVRYGGQEPKEELVQSLKKKLDEQRK from the coding sequence ATGAACCAATTGAAAAAGCATCAGCCAATGCTGCATTTGCTTCATGGGAGCATAGAAACGTTATTCGCTTTGCCTATATGGTTTATCGCACTTTTTTATACGTCAACCGATGCGTTTATGGTGTTATGGCTTCTAACCGTTCCGTTCATATATATGGCGGGGGCAGTGTGGATCGGGAAGTTGAAGAATAACCGCAGAATATACCGGCTGCTATTAGGGATTCTGCTTGGCGCGCTTCATACGGGCGTGATCTACGCCGTGTTATTTTCCTTTCAGACGGATCTGCCGGGAGCAGCGGCTATTCTTCCGGTACTGCTAGGAGCCTTTACAGCGGTTAGAGGAATGGGAGCAAGCACAAAAAGCTGGTATGTTTCTTTTCCGAATACGCTTATGTTTGCCAGCATTATTTTGTATACGATATTAACGATTGTTGCCCATCTTCAGGAAAAGCTGCAGCCCTATTTTACGTTTCTGACCCTTTGCGGCATTGTTGCACTTATTCTGATGCTTTACATCGTTAATGAACGGTTACTGTCCTATGAGACGCAATCCGGAGGAGCTATCCAATCCTCGACGACAAAAGTGTTCAAACGGCAAAACCGTTATATGTTGACGATAATAGCCGTGCTACTGCTTATAGCCGGATTGTTCCGCCAGCTTCAGTCTTCCATTGAATCGTTTTTCCATGCGGTTTTGAACAAAATTTTGGGCTGGATGGACGGTTCGGGCGAACCGATTGAAGAACCGCCTTCCGATACGCAGCCGCCTCCAAGCGGACTGCCTCCCGTTGAGGCTCATAATCCGCCGGCATGGCTGGAAAGATTGGAGCTGGTTGCGAAATATATTGGCATCGTGCTTCTGATTATTGGCGTCGCCGTACTTTTGTTCTTTATTGGCCGGAAGCTATATCGGCTCTTAAACAAGGTGTTGGGCAGAATATGGGAACGGGCAGCGGACAGCAAGGAAGGTGCCGTTGGTTACACGGATGAGGTTGAGAGTCTGGTTGACCGGACCAAATGGAGCGTAAGGCTTGGCAAATCAAGCCGGAAAAAGGAAGCACGCTGGGAAGAGCTGTCGACAGCCGGGGAGAAAATCCGTTATCTATACCGGAGATATGTTGCTGCGGCGGTAGGCCGGGGGTATGATTATAAGACTCACTACACGGTTAGAGAAACAACATCGGATATTGGAGCCTGGGGCAGAAAATCCGGCTCACAGGCAGACGCCGATACTCTTGCCCGTCTATATGACGAGGTTCGTTATGGAGGACAGGAGCCAAAAGAAGAACTCGTCCAATCTCTTAAGAAGAAGTTGGACGAGCAGCGTAAATAA
- a CDS encoding YpdA family putative bacillithiol disulfide reductase, giving the protein MFKEEAIIIGAGPCGLAAAIELERIGLHPVIIEKSNIAHSISMYPTYMHFFSTPERLEIGEIPFTTPNDKPSRLEAINYYRTAALRNSLRVNAYETVLRIERQDNGLFHLTSADRYGEEKQYEARYVVVATGYFDHPNYLGIPGEEMDKVTHFFREAHPYTGMEVAIIGGSNSAIDAALELERVGAKVTVIYRGAGYSSSIKPWVRPGFEAKVNNGIIRMLFESRVVEIDKRHVIVESPEGRHPVANDFVLALTGFHPDRDFLTSSGVRIEEEGFPYFDETTMETNVPGLYLAGVVASKHEANEIFIESGRFHGNKIAEHIVSLR; this is encoded by the coding sequence GTGTTCAAAGAAGAAGCCATTATTATCGGAGCCGGTCCATGCGGTCTTGCCGCTGCCATTGAGCTTGAGAGGATCGGACTTCATCCCGTCATTATTGAGAAAAGCAACATCGCCCATTCCATTTCCATGTATCCTACATACATGCATTTCTTCAGTACGCCGGAACGGCTGGAAATCGGAGAAATCCCGTTTACGACGCCTAATGATAAGCCTTCCCGCCTTGAGGCGATTAATTATTACCGGACTGCTGCGCTGCGCAACAGCTTGCGCGTCAATGCATACGAAACGGTACTCCGTATTGAACGGCAGGACAACGGGCTATTCCATTTGACCAGTGCAGACCGCTACGGGGAAGAAAAACAATATGAGGCCCGCTACGTGGTTGTCGCGACCGGCTACTTCGATCATCCGAATTATCTCGGCATTCCAGGTGAAGAGATGGATAAAGTCACTCACTTCTTCCGCGAAGCCCATCCCTATACCGGCATGGAAGTCGCGATTATCGGCGGAAGCAACTCGGCAATCGATGCAGCACTGGAGCTGGAACGGGTAGGGGCAAAGGTAACGGTCATTTACCGCGGCGCTGGCTACTCATCGAGCATTAAACCATGGGTGAGGCCCGGCTTTGAAGCCAAAGTCAATAACGGCATCATTCGTATGTTATTTGAGTCTCGTGTTGTTGAAATTGATAAGCGTCATGTCATCGTCGAATCTCCGGAGGGGCGCCATCCGGTCGCCAATGATTTTGTGCTTGCCCTTACCGGGTTCCATCCTGACCGTGATTTCCTGACAAGCTCCGGTGTACGCATCGAGGAGGAAGGCTTCCCGTACTTTGATGAAACAACAATGGAGACAAACGTACCCGGCCTGTATCTGGCCGGTGTCGTTGCCTCCAAGCATGAAGCGAATGAAATTTTCATCGAATCCGGCCGCTTCCACGGCAACAAGATTGCTGAACATATTGTTTCGCTTCGTTAA
- a CDS encoding ABC transporter ATP-binding protein, with translation MKVLLRVLAYVRPSAKWAAAAIVVMLFATIFDLVAPWILREIFDEGIKKENVSLILWLTLLLIGVQALKSAGMFVQGYSQELVGQNVVFKLREQLYAQLQRLSFSYYDKAQTGQLMSRMTGDIEAVKNFVGFGAMGLLTGLLTFVGTMIFMLWMNWKVTLISTVTIPLILLILWWFSNKVGPAWSNIREQTGRLTTTLQENIAGIRVVKSFATEAVEQQKFAERNKQNFDTNMDRAKLEAKAFPLMGLFGGLTFVLMIWLGAVYVARGEMTLGTFMAFQWYTWGIIWPLNMLGWQINIMQQAIKAAPRVFEVLDTPCDIVTPENGIQTDRMRGQVSFRNVSFFFNDQDQSKDQPILNDISFEVEQGEVIAVLGATGSGKSSLIALLSRFYDVSSGTVQIDGIDVRDYDLDGLRSSVGIVPQETFLFSASIRDNIAYGYPDATMEQIEHAAQKAQIHDFITTMPHGYDTLIGERGVGLSGGQRQRVALARAILMNPPILVLDEATASVDTATESAIHEALLEVMKGRTTFIIAQRLSSIQHADRILVLEQGRLIEQGTHKQLSERNGFFRQLFERQKLAAGS, from the coding sequence GTGAAAGTATTATTGCGGGTATTAGCGTACGTGAGACCTAGCGCGAAATGGGCGGCAGCAGCCATTGTCGTCATGCTGTTCGCAACGATCTTCGACCTCGTTGCGCCATGGATTTTGCGCGAGATCTTTGACGAAGGAATCAAGAAGGAAAATGTATCGCTTATTTTATGGCTAACCTTGCTCTTGATCGGTGTCCAGGCGTTAAAAAGCGCCGGGATGTTCGTGCAGGGCTATTCCCAGGAGCTTGTCGGGCAAAACGTTGTGTTTAAGCTTAGAGAACAGCTATACGCACAGCTGCAGCGGTTATCTTTCTCGTATTACGACAAGGCGCAGACCGGGCAGCTGATGTCCCGGATGACCGGTGATATCGAGGCCGTCAAAAACTTTGTTGGCTTTGGCGCAATGGGCTTGCTGACCGGTTTATTGACCTTTGTGGGAACGATGATCTTTATGCTCTGGATGAATTGGAAGGTGACCTTAATTAGTACGGTTACAATTCCGCTTATCCTGCTTATTTTATGGTGGTTCAGCAATAAGGTTGGTCCAGCCTGGTCCAATATCCGGGAGCAGACCGGACGGCTAACGACAACCCTTCAGGAAAACATTGCAGGCATCCGAGTTGTGAAATCGTTTGCGACGGAAGCGGTCGAGCAGCAAAAGTTTGCCGAAAGGAACAAACAAAACTTCGATACCAATATGGACCGCGCAAAATTGGAAGCGAAAGCATTCCCTCTGATGGGATTGTTTGGGGGATTAACCTTTGTTCTGATGATCTGGCTGGGAGCGGTATACGTGGCTCGCGGGGAGATGACGCTCGGGACCTTTATGGCTTTCCAATGGTATACATGGGGGATTATTTGGCCGCTCAACATGCTGGGCTGGCAGATTAATATTATGCAGCAGGCGATTAAGGCAGCCCCGCGCGTATTCGAGGTTCTAGATACGCCTTGCGATATCGTAACGCCGGAGAACGGAATTCAAACCGATCGAATGCGAGGCCAAGTCTCCTTCCGCAATGTAAGCTTTTTCTTTAATGACCAGGATCAATCGAAGGATCAACCGATTCTAAACGACATTTCCTTTGAGGTGGAGCAGGGTGAAGTCATTGCCGTATTAGGTGCAACCGGCTCAGGGAAAAGCAGCCTGATTGCGCTTTTGTCCAGGTTCTACGATGTGTCGTCCGGCACGGTTCAGATCGACGGCATTGATGTCCGTGATTATGACTTGGATGGCCTGCGGAGCAGTGTAGGTATCGTACCGCAGGAGACGTTTCTATTCTCCGCTTCTATTCGGGATAACATTGCATACGGCTACCCGGATGCGACCATGGAGCAAATCGAGCATGCGGCTCAAAAAGCGCAAATCCATGATTTTATTACGACTATGCCTCACGGTTACGATACCTTGATTGGCGAGCGGGGAGTTGGGCTTTCCGGCGGTCAAAGACAAAGGGTAGCGCTTGCAAGAGCGATTCTGATGAATCCGCCGATTCTGGTCCTCGACGAAGCCACAGCCAGCGTGGATACGGCAACGGAATCAGCTATCCACGAAGCACTGCTTGAAGTCATGAAAGGCAGAACAACATTCATTATTGCGCAGCGGTTGTCCTCGATTCAGCATGCCGACCGCATTCTCGTATTGGAGCAAGGGCGCCTGATCGAGCAGGGTACCCATAAACAATTAAGCGAGCGGAACGGATTCTTCCGCCAGCTGTTTGAACGGCAGAAGCTAGCGGCTGGAAGCTAA
- a CDS encoding ABC transporter ATP-binding protein, whose translation MSQVEWDDDSEIEEKPFNPAYMKRLLGYLKPYRKTLTIIIGVVLVNMILSLAEPLLLGYLIDDGITKGDFHAIHLFGITLLGIKLIGWGCGWVHTKYINFTGQRILYDLRQQLFNHLQKLSFRFFDGRPAGKIMSRITNDTNAIGELINGGLITTVMEVTHLVGIVAILLWMDWKLALLSFIMMPLLYLIVNRLRPRIEGAWTRSRKTMSAINGHLNETIQGIRVVQAFSRQHKNSARFEGINFRNKQAFMRAIMLESTVYPLVELVGMIGTCIVVWFGAKQVMDGALTIGFVMAFINYLWRFWGPLSALSKVYSQVLSAMASAERIFEILDTDAEVTDAAYARRMPAIRGEVAFENVSFRYEESKPDVLHNVSFKVRPGQRVALVGPTGAGKSTIVNLLMRFYDATGGKVTIDGLDVKDVTLESLRRQMGIVLQDSFIFSGTIEQNLRYGNDGATMEQMIQASESVRLDRVVASMNEGYDTEVEERGSKLSVGQRQLLAFGRVLLSDPRILILDEATSSVDTETEQHIQEALETLLNGRTAFIIAHRLSTVRDADLILVVQDGRIAEQGSHNELMKQGGLYAKLVNTQLNMQEAVLTQVEA comes from the coding sequence ATGAGTCAAGTGGAATGGGACGACGACAGCGAGATTGAGGAGAAACCCTTTAATCCCGCGTATATGAAGAGGCTTCTTGGATATTTAAAGCCTTATCGCAAGACGCTGACCATCATTATAGGCGTTGTCCTTGTCAATATGATTTTAAGCCTGGCGGAACCTCTGCTGCTTGGGTATTTGATCGACGATGGCATTACAAAAGGGGATTTTCACGCTATTCATCTGTTCGGTATTACCTTGCTCGGTATCAAGCTGATCGGCTGGGGCTGCGGCTGGGTACATACCAAATACATTAACTTTACCGGGCAGCGCATCTTGTACGATCTACGCCAGCAGCTGTTTAATCATTTGCAGAAGCTGTCCTTCCGCTTCTTCGACGGACGTCCGGCAGGGAAAATCATGTCGCGTATTACCAATGATACGAACGCGATTGGCGAACTGATAAACGGCGGACTGATCACAACCGTTATGGAAGTTACGCACCTGGTCGGAATTGTGGCGATTCTTCTCTGGATGGACTGGAAGCTTGCGCTTCTGTCCTTCATTATGATGCCGCTTCTGTATCTTATCGTGAACCGGCTGCGCCCGAGAATTGAAGGGGCATGGACCCGTTCGCGCAAGACGATGTCGGCCATTAACGGACATTTGAACGAAACGATTCAAGGCATCCGCGTCGTTCAGGCATTCTCGCGTCAACATAAAAACAGCGCAAGGTTCGAAGGGATCAACTTCCGGAACAAGCAGGCTTTCATGCGCGCCATTATGCTGGAATCAACCGTATATCCGCTGGTTGAGCTGGTGGGAATGATCGGTACTTGTATCGTTGTATGGTTCGGAGCCAAACAAGTCATGGACGGTGCGCTTACTATCGGTTTTGTTATGGCTTTTATCAATTACTTGTGGCGCTTCTGGGGACCGCTCAGCGCTTTGTCCAAGGTGTACAGCCAAGTGCTGTCGGCGATGGCTTCCGCAGAACGGATCTTTGAAATTCTGGATACGGATGCAGAGGTAACAGATGCCGCCTATGCGCGCCGTATGCCGGCGATCCGCGGTGAAGTGGCGTTCGAAAACGTATCGTTCCGCTATGAAGAATCGAAACCGGATGTGCTTCATAACGTCAGCTTTAAGGTTCGTCCGGGACAGCGTGTTGCGCTTGTTGGACCAACGGGGGCGGGGAAAAGTACAATCGTTAATCTGCTTATGCGGTTCTATGATGCAACCGGGGGCAAAGTTACGATTGACGGACTAGATGTCAAAGACGTAACCCTGGAATCTCTACGCAGACAGATGGGAATCGTACTCCAGGATTCGTTTATTTTCTCGGGAACAATCGAACAGAACCTGCGTTACGGCAATGACGGGGCAACAATGGAGCAAATGATTCAAGCTTCGGAAAGCGTACGTCTGGACCGTGTCGTTGCGTCCATGAATGAGGGCTATGATACGGAGGTAGAGGAGCGGGGTTCAAAGCTGTCGGTTGGCCAGCGGCAACTGCTTGCATTCGGAAGGGTGCTGCTGTCCGATCCGCGGATTCTTATCCTGGATGAAGCAACCTCAAGCGTAGATACCGAGACGGAGCAGCATATCCAGGAAGCGCTGGAGACTTTGCTGAACGGACGCACCGCTTTTATCATCGCGCATCGTCTCTCGACGGTACGCGACGCGGATCTTATTCTGGTTGTCCAGGACGGACGAATCGCGGAGCAAGGCTCTCACAATGAATTGATGAAGCAGGGCGGCCTGTATGCGAAGCTGGTAAATACGCAGCTTAACATGCAAGAGGCTGTGTTAACGCAAGTTGAAGCTTAG